A single window of Coleofasciculus chthonoplastes PCC 7420 DNA harbors:
- a CDS encoding Uma2 family endonuclease — protein MTTATFELAEHRVILSNISWQTFERLLADLGEKRCARLAYNDGVLEIITPLGSHENNNRFIESLIGAIADELNLNLKRFGSLTLKREKRQKGAEPDSCYYIQNEPKVRHKQEIDLANDPPPDLVLEIDITSGSMDKLPIYAAIGVPELWRYDGRKLDVFVLSPESTSYQSVDKSPTFPWLSLAAIPRFIRQSLADGETATLRAFRTWVREQQPD, from the coding sequence ATGACAACAGCTACGTTTGAACTAGCCGAACATCGGGTCATTCTGTCAAATATCAGTTGGCAAACGTTTGAGCGGTTACTTGCAGACTTAGGGGAAAAACGCTGCGCTCGTTTGGCTTACAATGACGGAGTATTAGAAATCATCACGCCCTTAGGATCTCATGAAAATAATAATCGCTTTATTGAAAGCTTAATTGGCGCGATCGCGGATGAATTAAATCTCAACCTCAAACGGTTTGGTTCTCTCACTCTGAAGCGAGAAAAACGACAAAAAGGGGCAGAACCTGACTCCTGTTACTACATCCAAAATGAACCCAAGGTTAGACATAAACAAGAGATTGATTTGGCGAATGACCCGCCACCCGATCTAGTCTTAGAGATTGATATTACCAGTGGTTCTATGGATAAACTACCAATTTATGCCGCGATTGGTGTACCAGAACTGTGGCGTTATGATGGACGTAAACTCGATGTATTTGTTTTATCTCCAGAATCAACGAGTTATCAATCTGTGGATAAAAGTCCGACGTTTCCATGGCTATCTTTAGCAGCAATTCCTCGGTTTATTCGGCAAAGTTTAGCGGATGGAGAAACCGCAACATTACGGGCGTTTCGGACTTGGGTGAGAGAACAGCAGCCGGATTAG
- a CDS encoding helix-turn-helix domain-containing protein yields the protein MDNKHIEKQIQALDEWLKNNSDSRELKRAMAVKLTLRGWKYSSITQCLNVSNGFISKWNKRFNESGLEGLKLSYKGSSGYLTKQQKQDVINWLNQDNNHGLEKVKRYLRDKYDINFKSNSSYYNLIKEAQNYFLQFSAEYL from the coding sequence ATGGACAATAAACATATAGAAAAACAAATCCAAGCGTTAGATGAGTGGCTTAAAAACAATTCGGATTCCAGAGAATTGAAAAGGGCTATGGCGGTTAAACTAACTCTTCGAGGATGGAAGTATAGCTCAATTACTCAATGTCTCAATGTATCGAATGGCTTTATCAGTAAATGGAATAAGCGGTTTAATGAATCTGGACTAGAAGGGCTTAAATTATCTTACAAAGGCTCTAGTGGTTATTTGACAAAACAGCAGAAGCAAGATGTAATAAATTGGTTAAATCAAGACAACAATCATGGTTTAGAGAAGGTTAAACGTTATTTAAGGGATAAATATGATATCAATTTTAAATCCAACTCAAGCTACTATAATTTAATCAAAGAAGCACAAAACTATTTCCTTCAGTTCTCTGCGGAGTATTTATAA
- a CDS encoding AAA-like domain-containing protein has protein sequence MSASADIVELADALVYTKTGQHLNDLQRFILRESWQETKKNYDQMAQELGYSESYIKQSVAPQLWKMLSQGLGEKVTKTTVRSALERQLLAQNQPKFTTVINNTLSSIEIGCSDRSDDLNASPNPLISPSDQTILPSVDLELPDGCVPLNSLFYIERVPYEAQCYQELLKPGTLIRIKGPRQIGKTSLVNRLLSRGIAKGYKTVVLDFQQVEETVISDLNKMLRWLCASLTRQLKLKPMLNDYWDEDLGSKMSCALYIREYILAEIDAPIVLVLEELSLIFKQVNIVQEFLTLLRSWHEQAKVDPIWQRLRLILIQSTEVYVPLEINQSPFNVGLGVDLEPLSREQVQDLTWRHELRLEAEQLTQLMQLVGGHPYLVRLTLYHLARQDFAVEEILQTAATDTGIYANHLHRHLWTLQHNLELAAAFNQVLSTTEPIEVEQVQGFKLHSMGLVNLQGNLVRLSCDLYRYYFRDRIIKCQDSDSEYSNRQDG, from the coding sequence ATGAGCGCAAGTGCAGACATCGTAGAATTAGCCGACGCCTTAGTCTATACCAAGACTGGGCAGCATCTGAATGATCTGCAACGGTTCATTCTGCGGGAATCCTGGCAAGAGACGAAGAAAAACTATGACCAAATGGCTCAAGAGTTGGGCTATTCGGAAAGTTATATTAAGCAATCGGTTGCGCCTCAGTTATGGAAAATGCTGTCCCAAGGACTGGGGGAAAAAGTAACAAAGACCACTGTTCGCTCTGCCCTAGAACGGCAACTGCTGGCTCAAAATCAACCTAAATTTACAACTGTTATTAATAACACTCTATCATCGATAGAAATAGGTTGTTCTGATCGTTCAGATGACCTCAACGCCTCACCCAACCCGCTTATTTCCCCATCGGATCAGACTATCTTGCCATCCGTTGACCTGGAATTACCTGATGGCTGTGTTCCCTTAAATTCTCTCTTTTATATCGAGCGAGTTCCCTACGAAGCCCAATGTTATCAGGAATTGCTTAAACCTGGCACATTGATCCGAATTAAAGGACCGAGGCAAATTGGCAAAACCTCGTTGGTTAATCGCTTACTTAGTCGGGGTATCGCCAAGGGGTATAAAACGGTCGTTTTAGATTTTCAGCAAGTCGAAGAAACCGTGATTAGCGACTTAAATAAGATGTTGCGCTGGTTATGTGCTAGCTTGACGCGCCAATTAAAATTAAAGCCGATGCTCAATGACTATTGGGATGAAGATTTGGGCAGTAAGATGAGTTGCGCTCTCTATATTCGAGAATATATTTTAGCCGAAATTGATGCTCCGATTGTCTTGGTTTTAGAAGAATTGAGCCTGATTTTCAAACAGGTGAACATTGTCCAAGAATTTCTCACTCTATTGCGGTCTTGGCATGAACAAGCTAAAGTTGACCCAATTTGGCAACGGTTACGCTTGATACTCATCCAATCAACCGAAGTCTATGTTCCTTTAGAGATCAATCAGTCTCCGTTTAATGTCGGGCTAGGCGTTGATTTAGAACCCCTGAGTCGGGAACAGGTGCAAGACTTGACTTGGCGTCATGAATTGAGGTTAGAAGCCGAACAACTAACTCAGCTAATGCAGCTTGTCGGGGGTCATCCTTATCTGGTACGGCTGACGTTATACCATTTAGCTAGACAGGATTTCGCCGTTGAGGAGATCCTGCAAACAGCCGCAACGGATACGGGAATTTATGCCAACCATCTGCATCGACATTTATGGACACTGCAACATAATCTTGAACTAGCGGCGGCGTTTAACCAGGTTCTCAGCACTACTGAACCGATTGAAGTGGAACAGGTGCAAGGGTTTAAGTTGCACAGTATGGGACTGGTGAATCTTCAGGGAAACCTGGTGAGGCTAAGTTGTGATTTGTATCGGTACTATTTTCGCGATCGCATCATCAAGTGTCAAGACTCAGACAGCGAGTATAGCAACCGCCAAGACGGTTAG
- a CDS encoding Uma2 family endonuclease, with protein MITVISPEKLYLSAGTVVRSPATWQEYQTLCEQRGDDSIPRLKYRSGEVLLMSPLPKHGRDVSLFADIIKVLLDSTGCEYDSFTPVTMQLPEESGIEPDYCFYIDHWQAISGKERIDWCNDPPPDLVLEIDITSYSNVQDYFPYRVPEVWLFRNQHLLIYQLQGDEYGIASQSQYFPDVNLSQIVARCLEIAYQRNTSAAIRDLRQQLSLRMT; from the coding sequence ATGATTACCGTCATTTCGCCCGAAAAACTTTATCTTTCAGCCGGAACTGTAGTGAGGTCGCCTGCTACCTGGCAGGAGTATCAAACGTTGTGTGAGCAGCGGGGAGATGATTCCATTCCTCGACTCAAATATCGTTCTGGAGAAGTGTTGCTTATGTCGCCGTTGCCCAAGCATGGCAGAGATGTCAGTCTCTTCGCGGACATTATTAAGGTACTCCTTGATTCGACCGGGTGCGAGTATGATTCGTTTACGCCAGTAACGATGCAACTGCCAGAAGAAAGTGGGATTGAGCCGGATTATTGCTTTTACATTGACCATTGGCAAGCCATTTCGGGTAAGGAACGAATTGATTGGTGCAACGACCCACCGCCGGATTTGGTGTTAGAAATTGACATCACCAGCTATTCCAATGTGCAGGATTATTTCCCCTATCGAGTCCCGGAAGTCTGGTTATTTCGGAATCAACACCTGTTGATTTACCAACTTCAGGGTGATGAGTATGGCATCGCATCCCAAAGTCAATATTTCCCAGATGTGAATTTATCACAGATAGTGGCGCGGTGTTTAGAAATTGCCTATCAACGCAATACCAGCGCAGCTATTCGCGACTTGAGGCAGCAGTTGTCGCTCAGAATGACATGA
- a CDS encoding peptidoglycan-binding domain-containing protein, which translates to MKLTDIIHHDIVIHLDTLKTDPELVKQIQTQLNRLGFYPGGSWLDGDYGQRTEKAMTEFSQSVYLNNMESKKFGKGWAQKLLPENQKPLPSLKDKNKEAIYQTFLKESVKGTVDEPALFYKGIDTSPYKTQLKDYAARLMQKPDGKTLVSVTKDTAHFQPFPSVGQLPEIDDQGLSFLHPEITEACLCVGSFANGDFKTKWLGRNALSKTEFWSSSKIIPILNVVSRSNTNAFQTDIDTCLIRGRDLSGQYRELSVHNVLKDILSYNHKIASSNSLAAMLKQFSTPAELENWLKSMTGNQDLIFTGRYGEEPFIPEPELSTQSPQGWWRPRNVILTGVSERHRGENTITAYDLTRMISMLGWHYHIPQASRLPGAQWHSLESVIRAMGADAARLTDVALEALDLQDKISSPVIISKLGNGVTQIRNRAEAVYVALVQFIQPSTMGVPELVMFSMALKGAKRLEPRDAKREVVELDARMATEVTEIIRRGALGELG; encoded by the coding sequence ATGAAACTCACCGATATTATCCATCACGATATTGTAATTCATTTAGATACCCTGAAGACAGACCCCGAATTAGTCAAGCAAATCCAAACCCAACTGAATCGCTTAGGATTTTACCCCGGTGGTTCCTGGCTCGATGGTGATTATGGTCAGCGGACAGAAAAAGCCATGACTGAGTTCAGTCAATCGGTTTACCTGAATAACATGGAGAGTAAGAAGTTTGGCAAAGGCTGGGCGCAAAAACTCCTGCCGGAAAACCAAAAACCCCTCCCCTCGCTCAAAGACAAAAATAAAGAAGCGATTTATCAAACCTTCTTAAAAGAGTCTGTAAAAGGAACCGTTGATGAACCCGCCCTATTTTACAAAGGAATTGACACCTCTCCTTACAAAACTCAACTCAAAGATTATGCCGCCCGTCTGATGCAAAAGCCCGATGGCAAAACCTTGGTTTCGGTCACCAAAGACACCGCCCACTTCCAACCTTTCCCATCAGTAGGACAACTGCCAGAGATTGATGACCAAGGCTTAAGCTTTTTGCATCCAGAGATTACTGAAGCTTGTTTATGTGTCGGTAGTTTTGCCAACGGAGACTTCAAAACCAAATGGCTAGGCAGAAATGCCCTGAGTAAAACCGAATTTTGGAGTAGTAGTAAAATTATTCCGATTCTCAATGTCGTCTCTCGCAGCAACACCAATGCCTTTCAAACCGATATTGATACCTGTCTGATTCGAGGCAGAGATTTAAGCGGACAATACCGAGAACTCTCTGTCCATAATGTGCTTAAAGATATTCTTTCCTATAACCATAAAATTGCCTCATCCAACTCCCTCGCGGCAATGTTAAAACAATTTTCCACACCCGCCGAGTTAGAGAATTGGCTGAAAAGCATGACCGGAAATCAAGACTTGATTTTCACAGGAAGATATGGCGAAGAACCCTTTATCCCAGAACCCGAATTATCAACGCAATCCCCTCAAGGATGGTGGCGTCCCCGAAACGTGATTCTCACAGGTGTATCAGAACGACATCGCGGCGAAAATACGATTACCGCTTATGATTTAACCCGAATGATCTCGATGTTGGGTTGGCATTATCACATCCCCCAAGCCTCACGCTTACCCGGTGCCCAATGGCATAGTTTAGAATCAGTGATTCGGGCGATGGGTGCAGATGCGGCACGTTTAACGGATGTGGCATTAGAGGCACTCGATTTGCAAGATAAAATTAGTTCTCCGGTGATTATTTCTAAACTAGGAAATGGGGTGACTCAAATTCGGAATCGGGCGGAAGCGGTTTATGTGGCATTGGTTCAGTTTATTCAACCCAGTACAATGGGTGTGCCAGAGTTGGTGATGTTTAGCATGGCATTAAAGGGAGCAAAGCGGTTAGAACCCAGGGATGCCAAGCGTGAGGTGGTGGAATTGGATGCTCGGATGGCGACGGAAGTGACGGAAATTATTCGTCGAGGGGCGTTAGGGGAATTGGGGTGA
- a CDS encoding Uma2 family endonuclease, with protein sequence MNNFSPVILNLKHVGLSDEQFYQLCQANETWKLEQTAKGELLIMPPVGGVSGNRESDFNGQLWLWNRQTQLGKVFSSSTIFRLPNGGKRSPDVAWVANQRWESLTPEDQEKFPPICPDFVIELRSRTDSLSDLQEKMQEYLNSGLQLGWLINPQAQQVEIYRQNQPVEIVQLPANLSGEDILPGFILELPVF encoded by the coding sequence ATGAACAATTTCTCACCCGTCATTTTAAACTTAAAACACGTTGGCTTAAGCGATGAGCAATTTTACCAACTCTGCCAAGCCAATGAAACGTGGAAACTGGAACAAACCGCTAAAGGAGAATTACTGATTATGCCTCCCGTTGGTGGAGTGAGTGGCAATCGAGAATCCGATTTTAATGGTCAACTTTGGCTGTGGAATCGTCAAACACAACTAGGAAAAGTCTTTAGTTCCTCTACCATCTTTCGCTTACCCAACGGTGGAAAGCGTTCTCCCGATGTGGCTTGGGTAGCCAACCAACGCTGGGAATCCCTAACTCCCGAAGACCAAGAAAAATTTCCGCCAATTTGTCCAGATTTTGTGATTGAACTCCGTTCTCGCACCGATTCATTATCAGACTTACAAGAAAAAATGCAGGAGTATCTCAATAGTGGTTTACAATTAGGCTGGTTAATTAATCCCCAAGCCCAACAAGTCGAAATTTATCGTCAGAATCAGCCCGTTGAGATTGTTCAATTACCCGCCAATTTATCCGGAGAAGATATCTTACCTGGATTTATATTAGAGTTACCCGTTTTCTAA
- a CDS encoding DUF5829 family protein: MAQSEFINQLFCTVSRDTVETDTESWSGTYLRGKHTYLELFPPGGAEGLQEGFSGIGFNTQQDGQLDSVAEKLRGLSAKETFSDLRVRQTESGKIPWFHYLTLNPSEREAFAAWLMEFHQDYLEYKNIKLTPGNCFNRAAYLKTLETSETSLFE, from the coding sequence ATCGCTCAATCTGAGTTCATTAACCAATTATTTTGTACAGTATCCAGAGATACCGTAGAAACGGATACAGAAAGTTGGTCGGGAACTTATCTCAGAGGAAAACATACCTATCTTGAACTCTTTCCTCCAGGAGGTGCTGAAGGATTGCAGGAAGGGTTTTCGGGTATTGGGTTCAATACTCAACAAGACGGACAACTTGATAGTGTAGCGGAAAAACTACGAGGATTAAGCGCAAAAGAAACATTTTCTGATTTGCGAGTTCGTCAAACCGAATCTGGAAAAATTCCCTGGTTTCATTACTTGACGCTCAACCCATCAGAGAGAGAAGCCTTCGCTGCGTGGTTGATGGAATTTCATCAGGATTATTTAGAGTATAAAAACATCAAACTTACCCCTGGGAATTGCTTTAACCGTGCGGCGTATCTGAAAACCCTGGAAACTTCCGAAACGTCTTTATTTGAGTGA